From the genome of Methanocorpusculum sp., one region includes:
- a CDS encoding glycosyltransferase, whose protein sequence is MKILQVTESFKPMWESGGVARVSYEISMELAKQGHLITVYTLNRSQQHGLKDNEFVMAENLSICYFGINKIDYLNRRLGMIPSLKSIRIIRNTINRYDFIHIHDYRSLLTVITAHYARKYNVPYLIQAHGALPKNNKSVIKTLFDAIFGKRLLHDAVAVVALSELENTSYRHLGILPDCIHILPNGIDSNYFPLPAHGEFRRKYGLTDTTKCIIFVGRLHPSKGIDLLIRAFAFTHKVIPDTRLILVGPCENKEYSTRLLSLIEELCICDYVIQTGFVTIEEKKMALMDADVFVTPTYSGFPVTFLEACACQVPIVTTTSGDDLGWIDGDVGFVTEATPQRIAEGVLSVLLDNQLSLIFKNKEMDLIVNRFNWECIVKEYESLYSKLR, encoded by the coding sequence ATGAAAATATTGCAAGTTACTGAATCATTTAAACCCATGTGGGAGTCAGGGGGGGTTGCACGTGTGTCATATGAAATATCAATGGAGCTAGCAAAGCAAGGTCATTTAATAACCGTATACACACTTAACCGATCTCAACAACATGGTTTAAAAGACAATGAGTTTGTGATGGCTGAGAATCTCTCTATATGCTATTTTGGGATAAATAAGATAGATTATTTGAATCGACGTCTTGGAATGATTCCATCTTTAAAATCTATTAGAATCATTAGAAATACGATTAATAGATATGACTTTATTCACATCCATGATTATAGATCATTATTAACAGTAATAACTGCCCACTATGCTAGGAAATATAACGTGCCTTATTTGATTCAAGCACATGGAGCACTTCCAAAAAATAACAAGTCAGTTATTAAAACGCTATTTGATGCGATATTTGGCAAGCGACTTTTGCATGACGCTGTTGCCGTTGTTGCTCTTTCTGAATTGGAAAATACGAGTTATCGTCATCTTGGTATTTTACCCGATTGCATTCATATCTTGCCGAATGGAATTGATTCCAACTATTTCCCTCTACCAGCACATGGAGAATTCAGACGAAAATATGGATTAACGGATACAACAAAATGTATTATCTTTGTTGGGCGTTTGCACCCATCAAAAGGGATAGATCTCCTAATTCGTGCATTTGCATTTACACATAAAGTTATTCCTGACACTCGTTTGATACTTGTTGGTCCTTGTGAAAATAAAGAATACTCAACACGCCTATTATCTCTTATTGAGGAACTATGTATCTGCGATTATGTAATTCAAACTGGATTTGTTACTATTGAAGAGAAGAAAATGGCATTGATGGATGCAGATGTATTTGTAACTCCCACATATTCGGGATTTCCTGTCACGTTTCTTGAAGCTTGTGCCTGCCAAGTTCCCATTGTGACAACGACATCAGGTGATGATCTTGGATGGATTGATGGCGATGTAGGATTTGTTACGGAGGCAACTCCACAAAGGATTGCAGAAGGAGTATTATCTGTCCTTTTAGACAATCAATTATCACTGATTTTCAAAAATAAGGAAATGGATTTGATTGTAAACAGATTTAACTGGGAGTGCATAGTAAAAGAGTATGAATCTCTTTATTCAAAATTAAGATAA
- the wecB gene encoding non-hydrolyzing UDP-N-acetylglucosamine 2-epimerase, with translation MKSTLKVLTIVGTRPEIIRLACVMQELDKYVNQIIVHTGQNYDYELNEIFFKELEIRKPDYFMNVDTSSLGNVLGGILIKAEEIMRAERPDAVLILGDTNSSIAGIMAKRLKIPIYHMEAGNRCFDFNVPEEINRKIIDHIADFNLVYTEHARRHLLSEGLQHRRIYLTGSPMYEVLHKYEDRILSSKILEELGLADQKYFVVSAHREENVDNPAHLKSILTVLNTLAKEYDVPVIVSTHPRTRKRLGSLSSVEMDPRVRFLKPFGFFDYVHLEMHSLCSISDSGTISEEAAVMKFPAVTIREAIERPEALDAGSIIMTGLDPDVVLASVALVMDKRGADVKRQAPAEYEVANTAERVVKLVLGTAGLSNGWWGIL, from the coding sequence ATGAAAAGCACATTAAAAGTCCTGACCATTGTGGGCACCCGCCCGGAGATCATCCGCCTGGCTTGCGTGATGCAGGAACTGGACAAGTATGTCAACCAGATCATCGTTCACACCGGTCAGAATTATGATTACGAGCTGAATGAGATTTTCTTTAAGGAACTGGAGATTCGAAAGCCGGATTACTTCATGAACGTGGATACATCCTCGCTTGGAAACGTTCTAGGCGGCATTCTCATCAAAGCAGAAGAGATTATGCGGGCAGAACGTCCTGATGCCGTCCTCATTCTTGGAGACACCAACAGCAGTATTGCCGGTATTATGGCCAAGCGGCTCAAGATACCCATCTATCATATGGAGGCTGGAAACAGATGTTTTGACTTCAACGTTCCCGAAGAGATCAACCGCAAAATCATTGATCATATTGCGGACTTCAATCTGGTGTACACGGAGCATGCCAGGCGGCATCTGCTATCCGAAGGACTGCAGCATCGGAGGATCTATCTGACGGGTTCGCCGATGTATGAGGTCCTGCATAAGTATGAAGACCGAATTCTGAGTTCAAAGATTCTTGAGGAACTGGGACTTGCAGATCAGAAGTATTTTGTCGTGAGTGCTCACCGTGAGGAGAATGTGGATAATCCTGCGCATCTGAAGAGCATCCTGACGGTTCTGAATACTCTTGCAAAGGAGTATGATGTCCCGGTGATCGTCTCGACGCATCCTCGTACACGCAAGCGGCTGGGGAGCTTATCCAGTGTTGAGATGGATCCCCGCGTGCGATTCCTAAAGCCTTTCGGGTTCTTTGATTATGTGCATCTGGAGATGCATTCTCTTTGTTCTATTTCAGACAGCGGGACGATCTCGGAAGAAGCGGCAGTGATGAAGTTTCCTGCGGTGACGATCCGTGAGGCGATCGAGCGGCCTGAGGCACTTGATGCCGGATCGATCATTATGACGGGGCTGGATCCTGATGTTGTGCTGGCTTCTGTTGCTTTGGTGATGGATAAGCGTGGAGCTGATGTAAAGCGGCAGGCACCGGCTGAGTATGAGGTTGCGAATACTGCTGAGCGGGTTGTAAAGCTGGTGCTGGGAACGGCAGGGCTGAGCAATGGATGGTGGGGTATTTTATGA
- a CDS encoding NAD-dependent epimerase/dehydratase family protein, which produces MKLRVGITGQNGFIGYHTVQHLRLFPEKYEIIPFEKDYFNDPAGLQEFVKSCDAVIHLAAMNRGDEKEVYATNISLVKKLIAAMEASGAVPHILFSSSTQEIRGNLYGTSKREGAELFAAWAEKNHAVFSHFVIPNVFGPFSRPYYNTVVATFCHQLTHNETPRVDVDAVMNLIYVGDLAKEFIAHLHDEASTVISPQPVAEISVSGLLAKLEEFKVWYFEKGMIPSLSTRFDVNLFNTFRSFANDIMPIYPELHTDPRGTFVEVMKEMTGGQTSFSTTVLGITRGNHYHLRKIERFCVVKGKALIQTRRVGTDIVNEYEVSGDKPACIDMPIYYTHNIKNMGDEELLTIFWINELFDPNDSDTYFEEV; this is translated from the coding sequence ATGAAACTCAGAGTCGGCATAACCGGACAGAACGGCTTCATCGGTTATCACACAGTGCAGCATCTCCGCTTATTTCCGGAAAAATATGAGATAATCCCCTTCGAAAAAGACTACTTCAATGATCCTGCCGGACTGCAGGAGTTTGTGAAAAGCTGTGATGCCGTTATTCATCTTGCTGCCATGAACCGCGGTGATGAGAAGGAAGTCTATGCAACCAATATCTCGCTCGTTAAAAAACTCATCGCGGCAATGGAAGCTTCAGGCGCGGTTCCGCATATTCTCTTCTCCTCATCCACGCAGGAAATCAGAGGCAATCTCTATGGCACCTCAAAGAGAGAAGGAGCTGAACTGTTTGCAGCATGGGCAGAAAAGAACCATGCGGTCTTCTCCCACTTTGTCATCCCGAATGTATTCGGGCCGTTCAGCAGACCTTATTATAACACTGTCGTCGCAACCTTCTGTCATCAGCTGACGCACAACGAGACGCCAAGAGTTGATGTCGACGCAGTGATGAATCTGATCTATGTGGGCGATCTGGCAAAGGAGTTCATCGCTCATCTGCATGATGAGGCGTCAACTGTCATCTCCCCGCAGCCAGTTGCTGAGATCAGCGTCAGCGGACTCCTTGCCAAACTGGAAGAGTTTAAGGTATGGTATTTTGAAAAGGGAATGATCCCCTCCTTGTCAACCAGATTCGATGTCAACCTCTTCAACACCTTCCGCAGTTTTGCAAACGATATCATGCCCATCTATCCGGAGCTGCATACCGATCCGCGGGGGACCTTTGTTGAGGTCATGAAGGAGATGACGGGTGGTCAGACTTCATTTTCAACGACTGTCCTGGGTATCACCCGCGGGAATCATTATCATCTGCGCAAAATAGAGCGGTTCTGTGTGGTAAAAGGCAAAGCACTGATTCAAACGCGGCGTGTCGGAACCGACATTGTTAACGAATATGAAGTCAGTGGAGACAAACCGGCCTGTATCGACATGCCGATCTACTACACGCATAATATCAAAAACATGGGAGATGAGGAACTCCTGACGATTTTCTGGATCAATGAGCTCTTTGATCCAAATGATTCTGACACCTATTTTGAGGAGGTATAA